The genomic segment AGATCAGAGCAGGTGTTTGCTGAGCCAGAGGAAGGGCCGGCTAGGGGGTCCCGACTGCAGGAGTTCACACCTCAGCTTTGCCActtaagctgtgtgaccttggtcagCACCAACCTCTGCGGGCCTTGCTTCCTCATGTGTGAAACCTACAGCAGTTCTGAGAATTGAATGAGTTCGTGTAACTAACATTGATGGAGGTTTACTGCATGCTGGGCACAGAGCTGAGTGCCTCACATTTACTGATTATTATGACATCTGGCTGTAAGTCCTTTCTTGTCGTAAGATTCCAAAAACAACATCGTATGGGCAATGATGGACTTGGGAAGCTGGTAACCTTGATCCATTCCAAGCCTCTGCCctctgctagctgtgtgacctttagCACAGCATGTCACTTCTGAGCTTCAGCTCCTTCATCTGCAGAACAGAGCTGAGCCCACCCTTGCAGAGGTGGAGGGAGCCTGGGAGCTGGTGTGTGCAGAGCCCCTGCTCAGGTCTTCCCTGTGATGACGTTTCAGCCACGAGAACAGTCACTGGCCTCTCTGTGGGGATGTGGTGAGGCAGTGAACGTGGCTGTCCCACTTGAAggtttcttccctcctctctttttttgttccttacATGTTTCTTCAGCTGAAGCCACACATCAACGGGCCCTTCACCCCTGACCTGGCTCACCCTGTAGCAGAAGTGGGCAAGGTGGCAGAGAAGGAAGGATGGCCTGTGGACATCCGAGTGGGTGAGCACCTTCCACCCATCTGTTTAGCAGGTCTCAGGGCCAGTGGCTCTGCCCACGGCTGTAGTCAATCACCTGTGCCTACTGTATGGCACTTTCTAAGGTGGGCACTTTCTGAAATAGGTTTATTATTATTGAAAACTTACTTTTtcggctgggggtggtggctcgtgcttgaaatcccagcatttcgggaggccaaggccagtggattacttgagtctacaagttcaagaccagcctgggcaacatggagaaaccctgtctcttaaatacaaaaacaagctgggcgggccgggagtggtggctcacgcctgtaatccaagccctttggaagccaaggcgggcggatcacctgaggtggggaattcaagaccagcctgaccaacattgtaaaaccccatcttttaaaaaaaaccaaaaaaaaaaaaaaaaaaactgggcatggtggcatatgcctatagtcctagcttctctggaggccaaggatcgaggctgcagtgagccaagatggcaccaccgcattccagcctgggcaacagagccagactcaaaaCTCCAGACTCAGGCaacagagcctgtctcaaaaaaaagaatacttttttgtggcagaaaagaaaaatatgcttatTATAGAGAATATTGTTGAGAAtgtgtaagaatttttttttttttttgagactagtctcacactgtcacccgggctggactGTGggggtgcaatctcgactcactgcaacctctgcctcctgggttcaagcaattcttctgcctcagcctccccagtagctgggattataggcatgagccaccacgcccggccacttttatttattgagatgaaatctctccattgcccaggctggagtgcaatggcgagatctcagctcactgcaacctcggcctcccaggttcaagccattctgcctcagcctcccaaacagctgggattacaggaacctgccatcacacctagctaatttttgtatttttagtagagacagggtttcaccacattggccaggctagtctggaactcccgacctcaagtgatccatccacctcgatgcctcaaagttctgggattacaggcataagccattgcacctggccaatccCAAaacttttgagaggctgaggcaggaggatcatttaagacctggagttcaagaccggcctgggcaacatggtgagacttcctctctacaaaaaaatgtttttaattagccaggtgtggtgatactcACCTGttggtcccaactactcggaagtTCTGTTGAgtagttagaggctgcagtgagcaagccatgatggtgccattgcactccagcctgggtgacagagcaagaccctatctcaaaaaagagatgATCTGTACAAACAGGGTAATGTTAGTcagtttttatagattttttaaaagaactcttACTGCCCTGattataaaacaatgtttaaaacccagaaaatactagaaagtataaaataagaaaattagcatcTCCCAGCCCATCAAGGATGGCTGTTTATCTGTTCGTATGAGCCCTCTGGTGTGCCCATAGATGCACAGGGTATTGCTGTAAAAGGGGGCATAGTACTTATGTGTTCAGTGGCATGGCCAATGGCTATAGCATCTTTCTTCAAATGATGCCAGGTCCTGAGAAGCCTGTCctttatttttggatatttgGATATTTCAGTTGCTTCCAGCTGGTCTCTGTTAAAAAAGTCTCTGGCCCAGCCAGATGGGGAACTCTTTTGGCCAATctggataatttgaggtcaggtggAGACCTCTGCTCACTGTCTCCTCTTGACCCTTAACCCCACCACCCACAATGTACCAGGTCTGATTGGGAGCTGCACCAATTCAAGCTATGAAGATATGGGGCGCTCAGCCGCTGTGGCCAAGCAGGCACTGGCCCATGGCCTCAAGTGCAAGTCTCAGTTCACCATCACTCCAGGCTCTGAGCAGATCCGTGCCACCATCGAGCGGGACGGCTACGTGAGTGCCCACATCCCCCTGCACGTCTCCCTGACCCCATGCTGAGTAATGACTGTTGGGCCGGAGATGGTGCAGGTCCCAGTGGCTGCCCTGGGGTTCCAGTACAGCATCATCCTGCAGCCACCAGAACACCCCTTCCCGTTAGCCTCTCACCCGCCCTTGACATTCCgtcttcctctctccctggcaGGCACAGGTCTTAAGGGATGTGGGTGGCATCGTCCTGGCCAATGCTTGTGGCCCCTGCATTGGCCAGTGGGACAGGTAAGAGGCACATCTTTGACAGGACAGCCCTTTGTGCACAGGGTACAGAGCCCCAGAAGTCTGGGAGGAATTGTCAGGGTGGAGAGAAGAGACTCCAGCCAGGTCGTTGGCTCCAGGGACTCTTGCCCTTTAGAGGCCTCTGCCAGACTTGCCTGGGAAGTGGGGCTGGCTGAGGAAGAGCCCTGTGGAGGCACTGGGGGACCACCTGACTGAAGCCTGGGCTGGCAGGAAGAAGCCAGCAAGGTCTCATCCTAATGGACACAGCAGCAGCTCTGACGGAGCCGTTTTTTTGAAAGGAGGCAATGACACCAGGTCAAGAAGCTCAGGCTCCTACCTCCGGCTTACGTGTGGTCACAAGCTGGGCCCAGTGACCCTGAGGTTCCCTCCTGCTCTGCACGGCCCAGGGAGGAGGCAGCCCCAGCAGGGCCTCTCCATTTCCCCTTGGTAGGAGCTGGGCCGGGCTGGGCTGTAGGAAGCTGGCTTATTTGTCCTTGGGACAGGCCATGTGACAAGGCCAGATATCCCTAACCCTGTTTCCTCTGACCTGGCAGGAAGGACATCAAGAAGGGGGAGAAGAACACAATTGTCACTTCCTACAACAGGAACTTCACAGGCCGCAATGATGCAAACCCTGAGACCCATGCCTTTGTCACATCCCCGGAGGTGAGACCACCCAGCTGCGCACTAGCCTGGGACAGCCTCTGGGGGCTCCTGCCAGgttggaggaggcaggaggagatgGGACGGGGGCTGCTGAGTCGGGGGGGTTAGCATCACAGGGCAGGGGTCATCCAAGTGGAAGCCAGGAGCCATAGGCCTTCCCCGGCCCCAGGCACACACTCCCTTGGTGCTTCCTGCCTGGGGCTCCTGGGGTCTTGGGATTATGAGGTATTTATTCAGTGGTTTGTGCTTACGAGCATGGAATTTGAAATGTCATTTACTGCCTGGGACACATCCCAGCCCTGCTAACTCGCTGTATGAGTGTGGCCAAGTCACCTACTCTGTGTCCCCGTAGTCCTCGGGATCACCTGGAAAAATGTGTGGGACACACAGTTTCCATCCCCAGGTAGGAGTTCTGCTAAAGTTAGGCCTTGCCATTGTTCCTGTGGCCACTGAGTGAGCCTGGGCCCTCAGCTGTATTTGGCCTTGACTGTGACAGGCACATGGCCAGTCTCTCTTGACTGGTTTGTTTACCTGTGTGTTCTACAAATACTTCTTGCTATATGGGTGAAGGAATGGCCCCTTCCATGCTTTTAGTGTCCTCTGCACTGAGGGACTTATAGTAGCATTTCTGTGCCAGGGCCCCCTGCTCCCTCCAGGACGGCTGTGAGGAGAGAGGACAGTAGTGCCGGCCCGTCCCTGCAGGGATGGAGGCCAGGCTGCCCTTGGCTTCCTGAGTCCTCTGCTGGCCCAAGGGCCGGTGGTCCCAAAGATCATCGTGCAGCTCTGGCCTCTGAGGAACAGAGAGGTCTGGGGAGAACATGGAAATTTCGCAGGTTCCTTTCTCGGTTTTGGTCTAGGCTTCTGGTGGGTGCAGGGGACAGCAGTGGTGATTGCTGCTTACCAACAAACTGGCCACCTCCATTTCAGATTGTCACAGCCCTGGCCATTGCGGGAACCCTCAAGTTCAACCCAGAGACTGACTACTTGATGGGCAAGGATGGCAAGAAGTTCAAGCTGGAGGCTCCAGATGCAGATGAACTTCCAAAAGCAGTGAGCGCCTGTGCCCCCTGCCTACCTGCTTTACCTGGGGAGCTCTGCTGGTTGTTGTGCAGGCAGGGAGGGCGCTACTAGTGAGAAGGGAGCAACTCtgttccccagaagcagaggtgGGGCCCGAGGAAACTTCCCTTCTGAGAGTCTGTCCTTGTGGGAACTGAGGATCAGCTTCCCATGCATCCCCCTCCCCTGCTACAGGAGTTTGACCCAGGGCAGGACACCTACCAGCACCCCCCCAAGGACAGCAGTGGGCAACATGTTGACGTGAGCCCTACCAGCCAGCGCCTGCAACTCCTGGAGCCTTTTGACAAGTGGGATGGCAAGGACCTGGAGGACCTACAGATCCTCATCAAGGTCAGCAAGCATGGGGATGGCAGGACAGCCCCACCCTGCCAGGCGCCCCCGCCCCCAGCATCCTGAAGGGCCATGAACCTGAAGTAAGGGAGCAAATAGTCAAGTTACAGGTGGGAGATCGAAGGGAGGTTTGGCTGCAGAACAGAGAGTAATCACAACACGGCGTTCCCCTTCTCTGCAGCACCTAGCGGGGCAGAGCTGTATCTGGCCAGCCTCTGTCTGGGGCCCTCAGCCATCCGGCAGCAGCTGATGAGAGCTGCCTCCAGTGGGTGTGGGCGGGTGAATGCAGCTCAGGCTGGGTTGGGAGGCTGTGAGATTGCCCAGCAGGCTCCACACCTGGCATGTCCACACAGGCTCTGCAAGCCATGGATTCCTCCTGCCCCCACAGTTGGCCACTAGTGGATATGAGACGGCCTGTGTTTGGCACTGACTAGAAATAAGCCTTTAAGGTGTGGCCAGAGGCCTCCTATCTTTTGGATATTAATTTATGGTGTTTATTAAGGGGTCTCCAGGCACCCCTGTGACAGAAAAAACTACATAGTTATCAGCCAGGACCCAGGCATGTTCTGGGCTCCTCTGTCTGGCATGAGGTCTGTGGCTGATCTTGCAGCCTTGGCCTGAAAAGTGTGAGAATATTGGCCTGCCCCCAGTTTGGGCAGCTTGCCCCTTTAAAGAAGACTGAGCAACCAGAGGCCTTTGAGGGGATGGGTGATGGCCTGGCCTGAGCCCACGTGGCCCAAGGGTAGAAGCACCAGGACCACAAACCACGTGTCCAAAGCCTGGCCTGCCTCTCACCCATCACCCTTCCTGGGCCCTGGGGCCTGCTGTGTGCCTCTGGAGAGCTTCTGTCATCCACCCTGCCAGGGTTATGCCCTGACCTCTGTCCTCTGCTCTCCACTCAAGGTCAAAGGAAAATGTACCACTGACCACATCTCAGCTGCTGGCCCCTGGCTCAAGTTCCGTGGGCACTTGGACAACATCTCCAACAACCTGCTCATTGGTGCCATCAACATTGAAAACGGCAAGGCCAACTCTGTGCGCAATGCTGTCACCCAGGAGTTTGGCCCCGTCCCTGACACTGCCCGCTACTACAAGGTGGGTCAGAGTTGATGGGGCAGTGCCAGTGGTCACTCCTGAAGGGGCCCAGAAGGCAGGAGCAGGGAGGACATTTGGGGAGTGGAAACTGGGAAGGAGATGAGCTGAGCTGAGCCCAAAGGGGACTTCGTTGAAGGGAGAAGCCTGCAGGCCCCTCCCTGTGGCTGAGCGGGCACGAAGCCCAGGTCCGGTCATAGGGCAGGGTCCCTGCACCAGGAGGTGTTAGAGCAGCACCCAGGAGACATCTGGCCCCAGACCAAGAGGAGGGAGCCAGCTTGGGAAGTCAGAGGCCAGCAGCCTGAGAGAGGGGCTACATGGGGCCTCGAGGTAAGCAGGCAGAGGGGGTCTGAAGTGATGTGACTTCTGCTTTCAGAAATGAACAGAACCAGGGCTGATCCCGAGTCCTGGCCCAGCAGGGTAAGGGTGGCTGGGTGGGGCAGCGGGTGCTCCCGGGAAGGGGTCACCTTGAGCTATACAGATGGATAATGTGTGGGGCCCCAGAGGTCATCCCcatctcaccccagcctccctccacACACACCTAATTCCCTGCCAAGCACCAATGGGTGGACTGTCTTCCTGTGCCACTGGGGATAGCCAGGCACCTCTGTCCCCTCAGGGCCTCATTTACCCAGGCTTCACTTGCCCTTAGGAACAGGTAAGGAATGGCCCCTCCAGCCTCAGGATGCCCAGGGGCCAGGGGAATGAGGCCAGACAGGTGGGGGTACCCTCTTCTGCCTTATAATCTCACTCCTGCTTGCCTGACAGAAACATGGAATCAGGTGGGTGGTGATCGGGGACGAGAACTACGGTGAGGGCTCGAGCCGGGAGCACGCAGCGCTGGAGCCTCGCCACCTCGGGGGCCGGGCCATCATCACCAAGAGCTTTGCCAGGATCCACGGTGAGCTGGAGCCTGCCCCTGGGCCATCAGCCTCCTGCCCCTTCTTAGGCTCACATAGTACACGTCTGATGCTCAGCTTCCTGGCGGCCTTGCTTCCAGGCTTGGAGACCTGAGCTGCTGAGATCCAGGGCACATGTCAGGGTTCTTTCTCCTCATGAATGTGTAGCAGGAAGGCCTTGCAGCTATCAGCACCAGCACACTTGCTAGGGGTGCCCCTAGTGAAAGGGAGCACAGCAGGGCCCCGCATTGTCCCAGGCAGCAGCATTAGAGGCATCTCCCAGAGCCCTAGATGGGTTCAGAAAATGAAGCTCTCCAGGCTGTTCAGCCCCTTTGGTGACTGAACACTCCCTGCCTTCCAGAGACCAACCTGAAGAAGCAGGGCTTACTGCCCCTGACCTTCGCTGACCCAGCCGACTACAACAAGATTCACCCTGTGGACAAGCTGACCATTCAGGGCCTGAAGGACTTCACCCCTGGCAAGGTTAGGGGGCCGGGTCTCCCTGATGGGGTGGTGTGAGTGACGGCCACTTGGCTCCCCACTCCTGCACAGGCCTCAGGGGAGCTTCTCCCAGGAGGCTTTATTCCAGCTGGAAAGGCCCCCAGTTCAGGTGGcccaacagagaagaaaaatacctTCCCAGAATTGGGGGTTGGGGCCAGCCCTGGCCTTCTAACCCCCACTTACTCACCAGGGCTTGGCACTCAAGAGACAGCCCACTCCGTGTGGGGCCTTTGGGGCCCCAGGAATCCCCTGTGGGTACCGTCTTGGTCTGACATGGGCTACCCAGGCACAGATGGGACTAGGATTAggtttgcatttggtttgcctgCCAACCTCCTAGGTCCCCAGGCAgtgccctgcctccctcccctgctgAAAGGCCGATGGCATATAGGACCCACCACTTCCACCTTCTTGCAGCCCCTGAAATGCATCATCAAGCACCCCAACGGGACCCAGGAGACCATCCTCCTGAACCACACCTTCAACGAGACGCAGATCGAGTGGTTCCGTGCTGGCAGTGCcctcaacagaatgaaggaactGCAGAAGTGAGGGtgcctccccccacctccccgccCAGCGCTGTTTTCATATTCAAGTTCAGCTCCACATGCACCATCAGCGGATCCGATCCAGCCAGCCATGGCTTCTTATTCCAAGATGGTGTGACCAGACATGCTTCCTGCTCCCGCTCAGCCCACaaagtgactgtggttgggtgggGGGTTCTTCAAATCACTTTTTAGCCCCTGCCTTCCTGTGTTTAGTTTTCAGACCTTAAGCAGCTCCATGcaagtgtatttatttttgatgacAAGACTCCCATCTAAAGTTTTTCTCCTGCCTGAAGGATTCTAGAGAACCTTTTGTTCTTGCAAGGAAAACAAGAGTCCAAAATCAGTGACCATTCCTGTGAGTGAGTGGTGTCTGTGCCATTTGCTATCAACTCCAGGGTCCAGGAAGAGTCTTTTCAGTCACGGTCAGTGTATGCCCAGCAGCCATGGCCACAGCTGGCTCTATCTCTGCAGTGAAGGACACCTGAGGTGTGGCAGAAATGACCTGTCACCTCCCACCCCACTTCTACCTGCAGGGCAGCCCTGCCCATGTTCCTGTAGCTTCCCTGCTGGGCCAGGATGGAGTCTCCCAGAAAGAGGCCTTCACGCTCCTGCTTCCGCTGTACCATCTTCCCGAAGGCTGGTAGGGTTCACCGTCCAGCCCCATGGCTAGCTGCTGGTCCACCAGGAGAGAAGGCCCAGGCCTGGCTCACTGATGGATCCCTGCCAGGGATAGAGAAAGAACATACACACTTCACAAGCACTTAGGCTTGAACCAACCTGGACAAGAGTTGAAGGGGTCCCAGCAGTGCTCCTGGCAGGCAGACTGCAGCATGCAAGGTGGAGACGCCTCTCCAGAACCCGAGGAGAGGGTCAGGGACCCTTCCTTGCCCTCAGGCCTGCCCTCCTGGACCACCTAGGATCTAATCCAGATAGGAAGGCTGAGCAAACGAGGTTCATGCTCCAGATACATCCAACAGGGAGCAGCCTTGAGAGTCACTCTTCCCTGGAGCCTTCCTTTTATTTCACTGCTTCCGTCCTACTCCTACAGGGAGCCCTGCCCTTAATCTCAGGACTTTGATCTCTCCCATGCCCCTTCCTTGATTTCTTCCTCCCTCAAACCCCTCCCTACCCCCCAAGTTTTTTAAGACAGGCTCTTACTCCGCTGCCCAAGCTatacaaccttgaactcctgggctcaagggatcctcccaactAGTTGGGAACACAGGGCATGCCACTATGTCCTCattgtttttcgtagagacaacctctctttgttacccaggctggtctcaaactcctggcctcaagcaatcctcccaccttggcctcccaaagtgctgggattgcagttgtgagccactacacctggcctcaaggcccccctccttttttttttttttttattttgagatgtaattttgctgttgttacccagactggaatgcaatggcgcgatcttggctcaccgcaacttccaactccagggttcaagcaatactcctgcctcagcctcccaagcagctgggactacaggcatgcgccaccatgcccagctaatttttgtatttttagtagagacggggtttcaccttgttgaccaggatggtctcgatcttttgacctcgtgatctacccgcctcggcctcccaaagtgctgggattataggcgtgagccaccgtgcccagcctctcaaAGCCTCTTTATCTGTGGTCTTATCCAGTGTGAGCTCTGTCCACCTTGCAAGCTGACCATCTCCCCTCCGCCACCCTGCAACCAGCAGCCACATACTTTAATTGCCTCACAACCCTGGCCTATAGAAACTCAGGCTcgactaggtgtggtggctcacgcctgtaatcccagcgctttgagaagctgaggcgggtcaggagttcaaaccagcctggccaagatggtgaaaccccatctctactaaaagtataaaaattagccaaggccaggtgcggtgtggCCTTAGCTCGGCGtagtggcatacgcctgtagtcccagctacttgagaggccgaggcaggagaattgcttgaacccaggaggcggaggttgcagtgaaccgagattgtgccactgcactctagcctggtgcctggcaacagagcgagactgtctcaaaaaaaaaaaaaaaaaaaagccaagtgtggtgatgggcacttgtaatcccagctaccctggaggcagaggttacagtgagccaagatcacaccactgcactccagcctgggtgacagagtgagactttgtctcaaaaaaaaaaaaaaagtattaacaaGCCAAGACCCCCCCAACAAAATACCTGACCTGCTGGGGAGATCCCAGGACAGAGCCCCAAGGACATAGCCCCCAGCCCAGCACTGGATCTCCCGCCTCACAGTGGCTTCAACACCATCAGGGCCACTCACCACAAGAGTGTACGGAGCCTCCTTTTTTGGCAGCTCCTCACTGGAAGTGGTGGCGTCTGCTGAGCTGGGCCCTGTAGGGGACGTGTCAACAAAGCTCTCGTCCACCACCCGGAAGCGGATCTCCTCACCGGTGTCCATGTACAGATCGTGTGCTCCTTCCTCTGTCTCATACTCCCACACCCACACCTGCTCTGCTTCGTCACTGAGGGGGCCCAGGGTCAAGGCAAAAACCAGATTTTTGGAGGGGCTTCCCTCAGCACCCACCCCCACTTCCAGGATGAGATCACTATGACTGGGAAGTCACAGGAAAAGCAGGTCCCAGCCCCATGTGCAAAGCCTGAGCTGAACAGTGAGGAGCAAGCACTCTTGGGTGCCAGGACCCAGGATGGGGAACACGGGGTCCCAGCCAGGCATGACGGGCAGACACACCGATCTCAGAGCAGGAGGGGATGAGACAGGGTGCAAGTCCTACCTCTCAAGACGAGTGACTAGGGCCTCCTGCCACAGGACCCCCCCCATATCCTTTTCATCAAAGCCTGTGACACGCTGATGAGCACCCAAGAACTTGCTGTTTTCAGGAGGACACAGTGGGATGGGACATGTCCTGTCCAATCGATGACAGTTGGTGAGAGGACTAGCTGGGCTGCACCAAGTTTTCTGACCCATCCTGGAGTCACATGCAAACTCAGAGCCATGCGGCCACCCAGCCAGGGCAGCCCCCCTTGGCCCTCCATCTTCCCCAGCAGAGCCCACATGGGGGAGCCATGCGTTCTCTGGTGGCAGTCCCACTGTTAGGTCCTGCCTCTGTGCTAGGTCCCGTGCTGGGTACTGTGGGTACAGCTGTGACACGATAGTCCTTCCCAGCAAGGAGTCTCAGATTCATGGACAGCTCCACAGAAACAGACAACCCCAAAGCAGCAAGGTGAGGAGTGGGACGGGGACAACGGAGGCCCAGGAGGGACACTTAGCTTGGGACCCGGCACATAGGCGAGGCCTCAGACCAGCACAAGCCTCCAGGGGAAGTGATCTTTAAGATAATTCCTGCAGGGACAACCTAAGCTAAGTGAACCAGAAGTGAATGGTGCCCCCAGGATACCACGGTTCTAATGGTGTGCAGTGCACAACCCAGACAGCCAAGCCTGATGGCACTGCAAAGACAGGCACATGGGCATCACATCACACCCTGCTTGGGAGGCAAGACAGGCTGGTGCCTCTGAGCAAAAGCACAGGCTGGGGGTAGGCACAGAGGTCAGTGGCATCAGGTTACAGGACCCAAAGGCCATCCTAAGGAGTGAGGACCTTCCTTTCGAGAGGCCTGTGACAAACCATTTTAACCTTGGGAGGATACAACTTGGCTGGCTGCTGCAGTGACTCCGGGGGGATGAGAATGTCATCGAAGAAGTCTAGAGAgactggaaggaaggaagcaggtgACGGCCTGAGACGGGGGCTCCCAGTAGACGtcaaacactggggtctggaTGCTAGACAGGCAAGCCCTGCCTGGGGCTGCCCATGGAGCAGATGTCACCATGGAAACCTAGGCCCCTTACCCACCTAATGCCTCTGCCTATAACACCCACACAGCCAAGCAGTCCTGGGAAAATCCCGGAGCACCTGGTCCCCAAAACCTCTGCACACAACAGGGACCAGTGGGCACGGAAGACATCCAGTCACTTCCACCAGCTTCAGTGCCCACCATTGAAGTCCTGAGTGATGCTTCACAGTGAAACCTCACTGCTGATGGAGGTCCCCACACAATATAGGAAAGGGAGGATGAGAAGGGAAGGTTCAGCCTTGACACCTGCACCCTCCCCGGCCATGTAGATAGGCAAAGACCATCTGCCCCCACCATGCTCCCAAGTCTTGTCTGAGGCATCGGGGCCACTCTTACCATGTACTCCCTCTGGGCTGCAGCCTTTGATCTTCCCGATCAGAATCTCGTCTAGAAATGGATGAAACACTACGTAGCGAAAATGGACTGGAAATGAAGAAAGCTCGTCAATGATGCTGGCTGGGGCCCCAGCATTCTCCTATGTCACCCTCAGGTGCCAGCACAGCTGGTGGCCTGTATAGCTGCTCCATGGCACATTCCCCTGCAGGCCCAGACCCTCCCTTTGTCTCCTGCAAGGTCACAGCATGGCCCCCAGCAGCAGCTGTCCTGTTAACTGGACACTCCCCAAACTGCCAGGGAAGTCACACCTGAGGCCAGACTCTGAGCCATCAGTGGCTCCAAAGCCTATTTCAGTCTCCCTCCAGGCACTCCTTCAGCTCCTAGAAAGGGCAGAAGCCAAAAATGCCCTCGGGTTGGGAGGCGCAGGCAACAGCCCAGCCAAAATGCCTCTAGGGGTTCTCAGGCCCTGCTGCACGTGGTCCCCACTCACCTGACTGTAGGGAAAACACCAGGTGGGGTGTCTGTGCCGACATCGCAGACTCTGACCCCAGGCCCTGGCAGAAACTGTATGTCACCTTGTCACTCAGGCCCTTGCTGGAAGTCCCAGAGTGGGAGTCTAACGCTGGCCTGAGACTAAACACGACTGCCCCCTGCTGGTCACCGACGGTTGAGTTCCTACTGTGAGGATGAGGAAGTGGCTTAGAGGGTAACACACCCACAGCCACAAACCCACGGGGAGATGCCAGGTCTTTCCGTACCCACCAGACAGGGCCACTGGGTCAAATCCTGCCTTCCTCAGACAGTTTTAATCCCAAACAGAGGCTTCCACAACACTGTCAGCCATCTAGTCGGCCACACGGCCCCCAGGACAGCAGGGACCCTGGcctctggccctcccctccctgccccccgtGGCAGCAAGACACGAGGAGAGGCAGCCAATGGCCCTCCAGCCCTAGGAAGAAAACGAGCCATCACAG from the Callithrix jacchus isolate 240 chromosome 1, calJac240_pri, whole genome shotgun sequence genome contains:
- the ACO2 gene encoding aconitate hydratase, mitochondrial; the protein is MAPYSLLVTRLQKALGVRQYHVASVLCQRAKVAMSHFEPNEYIHYDLLEKNINIVRKRLNRPLTLSEKIVYGHLDDPAGQEIERGKTYLRLRPDRVAMQDATAQMAMLQFISSGLPKVAVPSTIHCDHLIEAQLGGEKDLRRAKDINQEVYNFLATAGAKYGVGFWRPGSGIIHQIILENYAYPGVLLIGTDSHTPNGGGLGGICIGVGGADAVDVMAGIPWELKCPKVIGVKLTGSLSGWTSPKDVILKVAGILTVKGGTGAIVEYHGPGVDSISCTGMATICNMGAEIGATTSVFPYNHRMKKYLSKTGRADIANLADEFKDHLVPDPGCHYDQLIEINLSELKPHINGPFTPDLAHPVAEVGKVAEKEGWPVDIRVGLIGSCTNSSYEDMGRSAAVAKQALAHGLKCKSQFTITPGSEQIRATIERDGYAQVLRDVGGIVLANACGPCIGQWDRKDIKKGEKNTIVTSYNRNFTGRNDANPETHAFVTSPEIVTALAIAGTLKFNPETDYLMGKDGKKFKLEAPDADELPKAEFDPGQDTYQHPPKDSSGQHVDVSPTSQRLQLLEPFDKWDGKDLEDLQILIKVKGKCTTDHISAAGPWLKFRGHLDNISNNLLIGAINIENGKANSVRNAVTQEFGPVPDTARYYKKHGIRWVVIGDENYGEGSSREHAALEPRHLGGRAIITKSFARIHETNLKKQGLLPLTFADPADYNKIHPVDKLTIQGLKDFTPGKPLKCIIKHPNGTQETILLNHTFNETQIEWFRAGSALNRMKELQK
- the POLR3H gene encoding DNA-directed RNA polymerase III subunit RPC8 isoform X3, with the translated sequence MVVYNVGLCICLFDITKLEDAYVFPGDGASHTKVHFRYVVFHPFLDEILIGKIKGCSPEGVHVSLDFFDDILIPPESLQQPAKFDEAEQVWVWEYETEEGAHDLYMDTGEEIRFRVVDESFVDTSPTGPSSADATTSSEELPKKEAPYTLVGSISEPGLGLLSWWTSS
- the POLR3H gene encoding DNA-directed RNA polymerase III subunit RPC8 isoform X1; its protein translation is MFVLVEMVDTVRIPPWQFERKLNDSIAEELNKKLANKVVYNVGLCICLFDITKLEDAYVFPGDGASHTKVHFRYVVFHPFLDEILIGKIKGCSPEGVHVSLDFFDDILIPPESLQQPAKFDEAEQVWVWEYETEEGAHDLYMDTGEEIRFRVVDESFVDTSPTGPSSADATTSSEELPKKEAPYTLVGSISEPGLGLLSWWTSS
- the POLR3H gene encoding DNA-directed RNA polymerase III subunit RPC8 isoform X2 produces the protein MFVLVEMVDTVRIPPWQFERKLNDSIAEELNKKLANKVVYNVGLCICLFDITKLEDAYVFPGDGASHTKDEILIGKIKGCSPEGVHVSLDFFDDILIPPESLQQPAKFDEAEQVWVWEYETEEGAHDLYMDTGEEIRFRVVDESFVDTSPTGPSSADATTSSEELPKKEAPYTLVGSISEPGLGLLSWWTSS